One Vigna unguiculata cultivar IT97K-499-35 chromosome 7, ASM411807v1, whole genome shotgun sequence genomic region harbors:
- the LOC114190821 gene encoding putative lysine-specific demethylase JMJ16 — protein MMGTELMRICVKEDNDDFPSVPPGFESYTSFSLKRVENNGKQDDKNMISCSASTSASESPSTLVENDAQVRETAKVPRSLRRRPWINYGQYENHSEEDSDCERLDQTLSSRACLPRGVIRGCPDCSNCQKVVARWRPEDARRPNIEDAPVFYPTEEEFQDTLKYISSIRSRAEPYGICRIVPPSSWKPPCPLKEKSKWEASKFSTRVQRIDKLQNRDSMRKMSRVQSNMKRKRRRCTRMGVDNGTRRGPNTGFCEVERFGFEPGPEFTLETFQRYAEDFKLQYFRKNENVSHLGANTTILNGTSEPSVESIEGEYWRMVERPTEEIEVLYGADLETGIFGSGFPSKSSQLGSASHEQYIKSGWNLNNFARLPGSLLSYESSDISGVLVPWLYIGMCFSSFCWHVEDHHLYSLNYMHWGAPKLWYGVPGKDACKLEEAMRKHLPELFEEQPDLLHKLVTQLSPSILKSKGVPVYRCVQNPGDFVLTFPRAYHSGFNCGFNCAEAVNVAPVDWLPHGHIAIELYQEQGRKTSISHDKLLLGAAREAVRAQWELNLLKKNTLDNLRWKDVCGKDGFLAKALKMRVEMERARREFLCSSLQALKMESTFDATDERECNICFFDLHLSAAGCRCSPDRYACLDHAKQLCSCSWESRFFLFRYDVGELNILVEALEGKLSAIYRWAKSDLGLALSSYVSSGKETILKELKSHSSSLSHSSRATLNKEMALHPPNKYIDDSQLVDVPIENQANSKDQSYFQQRKSAEAISFSCSTKDLLTFNSSKPTSDIPNHKICVSKEESVICSTKMKTPGCQLSQEDTSYALSTLSQQGGEKRSLYRHNNVILLSDDDEDEKMSDSNRRKELSSMLVGPGDKSSPFNNIESTNLTISVTDTAVMGERDAITLPHENMSSNSIQSLHVKQECHEYTGTVLASTPLDLSCHIGLTSAQCTKNISAPSKVEASDHCLESLEISPLNLQLSGTKVKTEDNHEKFGGCSTSNVADNARAVNGNFSCGPNNFRQKGPRIAKVVRRINCNVEPLEFGVVLSGKSWCSSQAIFPKGFRSRVRYINVSDPSSMCYYISEILDAGRGWPLFMVSLESCPSEVFIHMSAARCWELVREKVNQEIAKQHKLGRKGLPPLQPPGSLDGLEMFGFSSPAIVQAIEALDRSRVCSEYWDSRPYSRPLGQISQPCQSSVSGGIGQGVLLNKNIPVEVVAVLRSLCKKANAEELNSLYSILSESRPQADRSQIAQFLKEEIQKSQPP, from the exons ATGATGGGGACTGAGCTTATGAGAATATGTGTTAAAGAAGACAATGATGATTTTCCATCAGTTCCGCCAGGTTTTGAGTCATATACATCTTTCTCTCTGAAGAGGGTAGAAAACAATGGAAAACAAGATGATAAAAACATGATCAGTTGTTCAGCCTCTACAAGTGCTTCTGAATCACCATCAACTCTGGTGGAAAATGATGCTCAAGTTCGTGAAACTGCAAAGGTTCCTAGATCTCTTCGACGAAGACCATGGATTAATTATGGACAATACGAGAACCATTCAGAAGAAGACTCTGACTGTGAGCGGCTTGATCAA ACTTTGTCCTCTAGGGCCTGTCTTCCTCGGGGAGTCATCCGTGGATGTCCAGATTGCAGTAATTGCCAAAAG GTTGTTGCCAGATGGCGACCTGAAGATGCTCGTAGGCCAAATATTGAGGATGCTCCTGTTTTCTACCCCACTGAAGAG GAGTTTCAAGATACTTTGAAATATATATCAAGCATTCGCTCCAGGGCTGAGCCATACGGAATTTGCCGCATTGTTCCACCTTCTTCTTGGAAACCCCCCTGTCCTCTCAAGGAAAAGAGTAAATGGGAGGCTTCTAAATTTTCTACACGTGTACAGCGGATTGACAAACTTCAGAATCGTGATTCAATGAGAAAAATGTCAAGGGTTCAAAGTAATATGAAGAGGAAAAGGAGAAGATGCACAAGAATGGGGGTGGATAATGGCACTAGAAGAGGACCCAATACAGGATTTTGTGAAGTGGAAAGGTTTGGGTTTGAACCTGGTCCAGAATTTACCTTGGAAACATTTCAGAGATATGCAGAAGATTTTAAGCTCCAATACTTCAGAAAAAATGAGAATGTATCTCATTTGGGTGCTAATACAACAATTTTAAATGGTACCTCAGAGCCTTCAGTGGAGAGCATTGAAGGTGAATATTGGCGGATGGTCGAGCGTCCCACCGAAGAAATTGAG GTGCTTTATGGAGCTGATCTGGAAACTGGGATTTTTGGGAGTGGTTTCCCTAGTAAATCTAGTCAGCTAGGTTCTGCTTCACATGAACAATACATAAAGTCTGGCTGGAATTTAAATAACTTTGCAAGGCTTCCTGGATCTCTGCTCTCTTATGAGAGCAGTGATATATCTGGTGTTTTAGTACCATGGTTGTACATTGGAATGtgcttttcttccttttgttgG CATGTGGAAGACCACCATTTATATTCATTGAACTACATGCATTGGGGAGCTCCAAAATTGTGGTATGGAGTCCCTGGAAAAGATGCCTGCAAATTGGAAGAGGCTATGAGAAAGCATTTACCAGAACTTTTTGAAGAACAGCCCGACTTGCTTCATAAGCTG GTCACTCAGCTTTCTCCTTCTATCCTTAAGTCTAAAGGAGTACCAGTTTATAGGTGTGTCCAAAACCCTGGGGACTTTGTTCTGACATTTCCTCGAGCCTACCACTCTGGGTTCAATTGCGGTTTCAACTGTGCTGAGGCTGTTAATGTAGCTCCTGTTGACTGGCTGCCCCATGGGCATATTGCTATAGAGTTGTACCAGGAACAGGGGCGCAAGACTTCTATATCACATGATAAGCTGTTACTTGGGGCTGCAAGGGAGGCAGTTCGAGCTCAATGGGAGCTTAATTTGCTAAAGAAGAATACTTTGGATAATCTACGATGGAAGGATGTCTGTGGAAAGGATGGCTTTTTGGCCAAAGCACTTAAG ATGCGTGTTGAGATGGAACGAGCAAGAAGAGAATTTCTCTGCAGTTCTTTACAGGCATTAAAAATGGAGAGTACCTTTGATGCTACTGATGAAAGGGAATGCAACATATGCTTTTTTGATTTACACCTATCTGCAGCTGGCTGTCGCTGTTCCCCAGATAGATATGCTTGCTTGGATCATGCAAAGCAGCTTTGTTCATGCTCTTGGGAATCCAGATTTTTCCTCTTTCGGTATGATGTTGGTGAACTAAATATTCTGGTGGAGGCATTGGAAGGAAAATTAAGTGCAATCTACAGATGGGCAAAATCAGATCTTGGGCTGGCGCTATCATCTTATGTTTCATCAGGCAAGGAAACAATACTTAAAGAATTGAAATCTCATTCATCCAGTTTGTCTCATTCTTCCAGGGCCACTTTGAATAAAGAGATGGCTTTGCATCcaccaaataaatatattgatgatTCTCAATTGGTTGACGTCCCAATAGAGAATCAAGCAAATAGCAAAGATCAGAGCTATTTTCAACAGAGAAAATCAGCTGAAGCTATTTCATTTTCATGTTCAACGAAGGACTTGCTAACATTTAACAGCTCAAAACCTACATCTGATATTCCTAATCATAAGATCTGTGTTAGTAAGGAAGAATCTGTTATTTGCAGCACAAAGATGAAAACACCTGGTTGTCAATTGTCTCAGGAGGATACATCGTATGCTTTATCTACTCTATCTCAACAAGGAGGTGAGAAAAGATCACTTTACAGGCATAACAACGTTATACTTCTTAGTGACGATGACGAAGACGAAAAGATGTCTGATTCAAATAGAAGGAAGGAACTTTCTTCTATGCTTGTAGGTCCTGGAGATAAGTCAAGCCCATTTAACAATATAGAAAGTACAAACTTGACCATTTCTGTGACAGATACTGCTGTGATGGGTGAAAGGGATGCTATTACATTACCCCATGAAAATATGAGTTCTAATTCAATTCAGTCTTTGCATGTGAAACAAGAGTGTCATGAATACACAGGAACAGTTCTAGCCTCTACCCCACTAGATCTCTCTTGTCATATTGGTCTTACAAGTGCACAATGTACTAAAAATATTTCAGCTCCTTCAAAAGTAGAAGCAAGTGATCATTGTTTGGAAAGTTTGGAGATTTCTCCTCTGAACCTACAACTTTCTGGCACTAAGGTTAAGACTGAAGATAATCACGAAAAGTTTGGAGGATGTTCCACTTCTAATGTAGCAGACAATGCGAGAGCTGTTAATGGGAACTTTTCTTGCGGTCCAAACAATTTCCGCCAGAAAGGTCCTCGGATAGCGAAGGTTGTCCGGCGCATCAACTGCAATGTTGAACCATTAGAATTTGGGGTTGTGCTTTCTGGAAAGTCTTGGTGTAGCAGTCAGGCTATATTTCCAAAGG GATTTAGAAGCCGAGTTAGATACATAAATGTCTCAGATCCATCCAGTATGTGTTACTATATTTCAGAAATACTTGATGCTGGACGTGGTTGGCCTCTATTTATG GTTTCCTTGGAAAGTTGTCCAAGTGAGGTCTTCATCCATATGTCAGCTGCAAGATGCTGGGAGCTCGTCAGAGAGAAAGTGAATCAAGAAATTGCAAAGCAACATAAGCTGGGAAGAAAGGGCCTTCCTCCTTTACAGCCCCCTGGTAGCCTTGATGGCTTAGAAATGTTTGGGTTTTCTTCACCAGCAATAGTGCAG GCTATTGAGGCGCTGGATCGAAGTCGAGTGTGTAGTGAATATTGGGACTCACGGCCGTACTCACGTCCTTTAGGACAGATTTCACAACCATGCCAAAGCAGTGTTAGTGGTGGCATTGGTCAAGGTGTTCTTTTGAACAAAAACATTCCCGTTGAAGTTGTTGCAGTATTAAGGAGCCTATGTAAAAAGGCTAATGCAGAAGAATTGAACTCGTTGTACAGCATTCTTAGTGAAAGTAGGCCCCAGGCTGACAGGAGCCAAATTGCGCAATTTCTTAAAGAAGAGATTCAAAAATCACAACCACCCTAG
- the LOC114191943 gene encoding uncharacterized protein LOC114191943 — protein sequence MPLPIFPTPTLIIPIITDLAVFITPLWIAVIVGVILGWAWKPKWAFDPKHALQKLRPPRSPNPAFTYPATTTTAAAGEKRATGNAVVTEHDLLHLWKLVEEKDGGPAWNQMMDRSTPTMSYQAWRRDPESGPPQYRSRTVFEDASPELVRDFFWDDEFRLKWDDMLIHASTIQECALTGAMMVHWVRKFPFFCSDREYIIGRRIWDAGQIYYCVTKGVPCPSMPKHNKPKRVDLYYSSWCIRPVKSRKDGQLTSCEILLFHHEDMGIPWEIAKLGVRQGMWGAVKKFDPGLRTYEKERASGVPLSPCARAANINTKISMDYLSSLENSTTDLLETENEDSSDKPVGRNIPKLLIVGGAIALACTLDQGLLTKAVIFGVARRFAKMGRRL from the exons ATGCCTCTTCCAATTTTCCCCACACCCACTCTCATCATTCCCATAATCACCGACCTCGCCGTCTTTATCACTCCCCTCTGGATTGCAGTCATCGTCGGCGTTATCCTGGGCTGGGCCTGGAAGCCCAAATGGGCTTTCGACCCAAAACACGCTCTGCAAAAGCTTCGACCCCCTCGCTCCCCCAATCCCGCATTCACCTACCCCGCCACCACTACCACCGCCGCCGCCGGTGAGAAACGCGCCACCGGGAATGCGGTCGTGACGGAACACGATTTGCTGCACTTGTGGAAGTTGGTTGAGGAGAAAGACGGAGGCCCCGCGTGGAATCAGATGATGGACCGTTCTACCCCCACCATGAGCTACCAGGCGTGGCGTAGGGATCCTGAG AGTGGACCGCCGCAGTACCGGAGCAGGACGGTGTTCGAGGACGCGAGTCCCGAGTTGGTGAGGGATTTCTTTTGGGACGACGAGTTTCGGTTGAAGTGGGATGACATGCTTATACATGCTTCCACTATACAAGAGTGTGCTCTCACTGGAGCCATGATGGTGCATTGGGTGCGCAAG TTTCCCTTTTTTTGCAGTGACAGAGAGTATATCATAGGGAGGCGAATTTGGGACGCTGGCCAAATTTACTACTGTGTCACTAAG gGAGTACCTTGCCCCTCCATGCCAAAGCATAACAAACCTAAACGAGTTGATTTATATTATTCAAGCTGGTGTATTCGTCCAG TCAAATCAAGGAAAGATGGCCAGCTGACTTCATGTgaaatattattgtttcatcACGAAGATATGGGCATACCCTGGGAAATCGCTAAGCTTGGAGTTCGACAGGGTATGTGGGGAGCTGTGAAGAAGTTTGATCCTGGACTACGAACATATGAGAAAGAAAGGGCTTCTGGTGTACCATTATCTCCCTGTGCTCGTGCTGCTAACATCAACACTAAAATCAGTATGGACTACCTTAGTTCTCTGGAAAACTCGACCACCGATTTGTTAGAGACTGAAAATGAAGATTCTTCTGACAAACCAGTTGGGAGGAACATACCTAAGCTTCTAATTGTTGGTGGAGCCATTGCTCTTGCCTGCACCCTTGATCAAGGACTACTAACTAAGGCAGTTATATTTGGAGTAGCCCGAAGGTTTGCGAAAATGGGAAGGAGGTTGTGA